A genomic window from Flavobacterium phycosphaerae includes:
- a CDS encoding sulfite exporter TauE/SafE family protein, which produces MDYLVYFILLALLAEVLGTVGGFGSSLFFIPIASYFLDFHSVLGVTAMFHVLSNVTKISFFHKGFDKKLIVSLGVPAVVFVILGAYLSQFIATKWLEMGLAVFLILLSLTFLIFKNIVIQPTTLNSVSGGIASGFIAGILGTGGAIRGITLAAFNLKMEVFIATSAIIDLAIDSSRTVVYGLNGYIHKDDLYLIPILLVVSIIGTFIGKKILNKISEEQFKKTVLVLILITGIITAIRVIQTI; this is translated from the coding sequence TTGGATTATCTCGTTTATTTTATACTGCTGGCACTCTTAGCCGAAGTCCTTGGGACGGTTGGTGGTTTTGGCTCATCTTTGTTTTTTATTCCGATAGCCAGTTACTTTTTGGACTTTCATTCTGTGCTGGGTGTTACCGCCATGTTTCATGTACTAAGTAATGTGACCAAAATTAGTTTTTTTCATAAAGGCTTTGATAAAAAACTGATTGTCAGCCTGGGCGTTCCGGCCGTTGTGTTTGTTATTCTTGGTGCTTATTTAAGTCAATTCATTGCCACTAAGTGGTTGGAAATGGGCTTAGCAGTCTTCTTAATCCTCTTAAGCTTAACGTTCCTCATTTTTAAAAACATCGTGATTCAACCCACTACCTTAAACAGTGTTAGCGGCGGCATAGCTTCAGGGTTTATTGCCGGAATTCTGGGAACCGGTGGTGCCATCAGAGGTATAACTTTGGCGGCTTTTAATTTAAAAATGGAAGTTTTCATAGCTACTTCCGCCATTATTGATTTGGCTATTGACAGCAGCAGAACTGTCGTTTACGGATTGAATGGTTATATCCACAAAGATGATTTGTATCTGATTCCGATATTGTTGGTCGTAAGCATCATTGGCACTTTTATCGGAAAAAAAATACTGAATAAAATATCCGAAGAACAATTCAAAAAAACAGTATTGG